From the genome of Paracoccus seriniphilus, one region includes:
- a CDS encoding Gfo/Idh/MocA family protein, with protein MTKLKWGMIGGGEGSQIGPAHRLGALADGRFELAAGALDHRPEVGREYAQRLGVAADRAYGDWKEMLQGERDREDRVDLVTVATPNSTHFEISKAFLEAGFNVLCEKPMTVTVEEGEELVRISEKTGKICAVNYCYSAYPMVRQARAMVANGDIGKVRLVVTAFSHGHHGDATDADNPRVRWRYDPAMAGVSGQFADCGIHALHMASFICNDEVETLSADFASCIASRELEDDAMVNFRMSRGTVGRLWTSSVAIGRQHGFEIQVFGETGGLRWFSEQPNQLIYTPVGGRTQIIEKGEGGLYDEATRLSRVAIAHPEGFPMAVANIYCDLADAIQGQARDSLPVAADGVRSMAAVHYSVDSAKQGGAWVDARPPMFR; from the coding sequence ATGACCAAACTCAAATGGGGCATGATCGGCGGCGGCGAAGGCAGCCAGATCGGCCCGGCACATCGTCTTGGCGCATTGGCTGACGGGCGGTTCGAACTGGCCGCCGGAGCCCTGGACCATCGCCCCGAGGTCGGGCGTGAATATGCACAGCGTCTGGGCGTTGCGGCAGATCGTGCCTATGGTGACTGGAAGGAAATGCTGCAGGGAGAGCGCGACCGCGAAGATCGCGTCGATCTGGTCACGGTGGCGACGCCGAATTCGACCCATTTCGAGATCTCGAAGGCATTCCTGGAAGCCGGCTTCAACGTGCTTTGCGAAAAGCCGATGACAGTGACCGTCGAAGAGGGCGAGGAACTTGTCCGGATCTCGGAAAAGACCGGCAAGATCTGCGCCGTGAACTATTGCTATTCGGCCTATCCGATGGTGCGCCAGGCGCGGGCCATGGTCGCCAATGGCGATATCGGCAAGGTGCGTCTGGTCGTCACCGCCTTCAGCCACGGCCATCACGGCGATGCGACGGATGCCGACAATCCGCGTGTGCGCTGGCGCTATGATCCGGCGATGGCCGGAGTTTCCGGCCAGTTTGCCGATTGCGGCATCCATGCGCTGCATATGGCCAGCTTTATCTGCAATGACGAGGTCGAGACCCTGTCGGCGGATTTCGCGTCCTGCATTGCCAGCCGCGAGCTGGAAGATGATGCCATGGTCAATTTCCGCATGTCGCGCGGCACCGTCGGCCGGTTGTGGACGTCATCGGTGGCCATCGGCCGTCAGCATGGCTTCGAGATTCAGGTCTTCGGGGAAACCGGTGGCTTGCGCTGGTTCTCGGAGCAGCCCAACCAGTTGATCTATACGCCCGTTGGCGGGCGCACGCAGATCATCGAGAAGGGTGAGGGCGGTCTGTATGATGAGGCAACCCGCCTGTCGCGCGTGGCGATTGCCCACCCCGAGGGCTTCCCGATGGCCGTGGCGAACATCTATTGCGATCTGGCAGATGCGATTCAGGGGCAAGCCCGTGACAGCCTGCCGGTGGCCGCGGATGGTGTTCGCTCGATGGCCGCGGTGCATTACTCGGTGGATTCGGCCAAACAGGGTGGTGCCTGGGTCGATGCCCGCCCACCGATGTTCCGCTGA
- a CDS encoding sugar ABC transporter substrate-binding protein: MKKHTTAMALATGLSLLATTALADTRIGVSMTSFDNPFLTILLNGMKEEAAKHDDLELILEDAQLDVPRQFNQVENFIANGLDAIIVNPVDGAASLRMTQAALDAGVPIVYANHPPAEHANMPAGSAFVGSNEVESGTMQTEAVCEMLGGSGNILVLVGALENESAIVRTKDIEDVISKEPCTGMKILDKQVANWNRTQGADVTANWLTTGMEFDAIIANNDEMAIGAIQSLKSAGVPMDDVIVAGIDATPDGLAALQAGDLDVTVFQNARRQGIESVKAALDMAAGKEVPGNIWVPFEPVTLENIADFQ, encoded by the coding sequence ACACTACCGCCATGGCATTGGCCACCGGACTTTCCCTGCTGGCAACAACAGCCCTTGCAGATACCCGCATCGGCGTTTCCATGACCAGCTTTGACAACCCTTTCCTGACCATTCTGCTGAATGGCATGAAGGAAGAAGCGGCCAAGCATGATGACCTGGAGCTGATCCTCGAGGATGCACAACTCGATGTGCCGCGCCAGTTCAATCAGGTCGAGAACTTCATCGCCAATGGACTTGATGCAATCATCGTCAATCCGGTCGATGGGGCGGCCTCGCTGCGCATGACGCAGGCGGCGCTGGATGCAGGCGTTCCGATTGTCTACGCCAATCACCCCCCTGCCGAACACGCCAATATGCCCGCCGGGTCGGCCTTTGTCGGCTCGAATGAGGTCGAATCCGGCACCATGCAGACCGAAGCTGTCTGCGAGATGCTGGGAGGCAGTGGCAATATCCTCGTGCTTGTCGGCGCGCTGGAAAACGAATCCGCCATTGTTCGCACCAAGGACATCGAGGACGTGATTTCAAAGGAACCCTGCACCGGCATGAAGATCCTCGACAAGCAGGTCGCCAACTGGAACCGCACGCAGGGTGCCGATGTCACCGCCAATTGGCTGACGACCGGCATGGAATTCGACGCGATCATTGCCAACAATGACGAAATGGCCATCGGCGCCATCCAATCACTTAAATCCGCGGGCGTGCCGATGGATGATGTGATCGTCGCGGGCATTGACGCCACGCCCGACGGGCTGGCCGCCTTGCAGGCGGGGGATCTGGATGTGACCGTCTTCCAGAACGCGCGTCGTCAGGGCATCGAATCCGTCAAGGCGGCGCTGGACATGGCCGCGGGCAAAGAAGTCCCCGGCAATATCTGGGTTCCCTTCGAGCCGGTCACCTTGGAAAACATCGCTGACTTTCAGTAA